The following are from one region of the Syngnathus acus chromosome 10, fSynAcu1.2, whole genome shotgun sequence genome:
- the col4a6 gene encoding collagen alpha-6(IV) chain isoform X3 — protein sequence MKLLVCVVAVVVAARATQAGDNSNEPCFGLDCSRGCRCNPEKGARGRPGPLGEVGQSGPEGPRGGLGPTGPKGEKGHIGLKGPSGPKGDKGPMGVPGFQGNDGVPGHTGQQGSRGQPGLDGCNGTRGEPGYPGYGTGVPGLPGFAGPIGPKGQKGEPRYITGDGTTSLPGLPGEDGRPGARGPDGPLGFPGPPGPEGYPGLPGPPGPPGPMGSRSDGYQGEKGDKGDLGLPGPSGTPGDGSLRSEQTLTIYKGDKGEPGPKGIRGFPGNRGLPSPFGFRGEFGEKGIPGYPGARGPPGFNGPPGLPGQKGYIGTPGFPGQPGYTGPKGDQGDPGLPGPPAYVSGPSTSIQGPPGDPGFNGLPGPRGDQGPPGFPGPPGPPGLGGFDTGGRPTLGFTGTPGPKGEKGSPGIPGYGVEGLPGSPGLPGIPGPPGPQGPPGSQGPSSRPGEPCIIYPDGEKPTVSPGPSIPGVPGLPGSRGPQGNRGYNGFRGDPGDCNCIGGGSSGLPGPTGRPGTPGNPGFPGSKGESGDPGSPGFGGQGTPGRAGERGFFGRKGEKGASYYTNYGFGEKGELGATGPRGPTGETGTPGRDGSPGFPGPRGPPGDVGIGTRGEKGFPGFPGAKGRSGGPGEPGPGFVGTPGFRGEPGEPGLPGLPGTPGLPGPRGQVLPCRIPGEVGLPGFPGVPGRPGTKGQPGSSGGPGRPGLDGGKGERGDPGYGGQPGPQGFPGPRGDAGVPGTPGRSFDGARGKDGVPGRPGAKGQPGEVLGATGGPPGQDGFPGSPGDKGQPGTPGGPGSSGLDGRSGVPGLKGERGVDGYPGLPGPVGLPGDPTVEIPGPPGIDGSKGQSGSPGCQGFPGRKGERGDPGFPGPAGMKGTPGLPGTPGSSGSRGPPGPPGPGTREGVPGIPGRKGERGFPGVTGFPGSPGRPGSPGFPGGKGGPGGPGRDGLPGGPGYPGQKGESGYPGPAGPPGPPILGREAPRGDPGTPGPSGLPGFVGPRGDKGFPGPPGRQGLPGLPGFAEQSKGLPGQPGFPGQPGFPGGPGPKGEAGILGFPGTAGARGDDGYPGNPGNPGPSGRPGTKGQPGESYGYPGGPGQKGQPGDPGYPGGRGNIGSPGDDGFPGSPGFPGLKGGPGEGGRPGIMGSPGYPGPKGQSGFPGRSGSDGTPGLPGGPGGPGPKGLSGAPGLDGLNGLRGPKGLPGTPGVSAGTRQGAPGVPGLKGERGVSYPGGPGFPGSKGERGAPGGPGVNGFPGRPGLPGNSFGSDIPGPLGDPGLPGLDGEFGLTGPPGLPGPPGPGTDQGERGDPGLPGFPGAPGRKGEPAPSGSPGLPGSPGFKGLQGDTGFSGTPGLKGFPGDPGYYGGKGAKGFRGPAGPKGRPGITLPGRIPSYERPVGDVGPVGNPGSPGFSGGPGQPGLPGRPGPKGRPGALGKLGRTGSAGSAGPIGDPGPPGFPGATGDQGPTGAVGRPGSPGSVGRSISIGYTLVKHSQNAQIPMCPQGMAKLWDGYSLLYVEGQEKAHNQDLGQPGSCLPRFSTIPFLYCSPNEVCYYASRNDKSYWLSTTAPIPMMPVAQNQIRPYISRCSVCEAPSQAVAVHSQDLTIPNCPPGWRSLWIGYSFLMHTAAGAEGGGQSLVSPGSCLEDFRATPFIECNGAKGSCHYFANKYSFWLTTVDPNQEFVYSPAQETLKGGQERSKVSRCQVCSKVL from the exons GGGGACAATTCCAACGAGCCGTGTTTCGGTTTGGACTGCAGCCGAGGATGCAGGTGCAACCCAGAAAAGGGAGCGAGg GGTCGTCCAGGGCCCCTGGGGGAGGTTGGTCAAAGTGGGCCAGAGGGGCCCCGTGGCGGCCTGGGGCCTACGGGCCCCAAAGGAGAGAAGGGCCATATTGGCTTGAAAGGACCATCCGGCCCGAAAGGAGACAAA GGACCAATGGGAGTACCAGGATTTCAAGGAAATGATGGCGTACCT GGTCACACTGGTCAGCAAGGTAGCCGAGGACAACCAGGACTGGACGGCTGTAACGGGACCAGAGGCGAGCCCGGCTATCCTGGTTACGGCACCGGAGTGCCCGGGCTACCTGGTTTTGCA GGACCCATCGGGCCAAAGGGTCAGAAAGGAGAACCTCGATACATTACTGGTGATGGCACCACT AGTTTACCTGGCCTTCCAGGAGAAGACGGTCGACCT GGTGCCAGAGGTCCCGATGGCCCACTCGGCTTCCCTGGCCCACCGGGGCCGGAGGGATATCCC GGCCTGCCTGGTCCTCCAGGTCCACCAGGGCCAATG GGGAGTCGTAGCGACGGATATCAAGGCGAAAAAGGAGACAAG GGTGACTTGGGGCTTCCGGGACCGAGTGGTACTCCAGGTGACGGGTCTCTAAGAAGCGAGCAAACCCTCACCATTTATAAAGGAGATAAG GGTGAACCCGGCCCGAAGGGGATCCGTGGCTTCCCTGGGAATCGCGGCCTCCCT AGTCCTTTTGGTTTCCGCGGCGAATTCGGAGAGAAAGGAATACCCGGATACCCAGGGGCAAGA GGTCCTCCGGGTTTTAACGGACCTCCTGGCCTACCAGGACAAAAG GGATACATTGGAACTCCAGGTTTCCCCGGACAACCCGGATACACCGGACCCAAG GGAGACCAGGGAGACCCCGGACTCCCAGGACCTCCTGCTTATGTCAGCGGTCCCAGTACATCTATTCAAG GACCACCGGGTGATCCCGGCTTTAACGGGCTTCCAGGTCCACGCGGTGACCAAGGACCTCCTGGATTTCCAGGCCCGCCAGGCCCACCAGGTCTTGGGGGCTTCGATACAG GAGGCCGTCCCACTTTGGGTTTCACAGGCACCCCGGGCCCAAAGGGAGAGAAAGGCAGCCCCGGCATACCCGGCTATGGCGTCGAAGGACTCCCCGGCTCCCCTGGACTTCCAGGGATCCCGGGACCTCCCGGACCTCAGGGGCCACCCGGATCTCAGGGGCCATCCA GCCGACCCGGTGAGCCCTGCATCATCTATCCCGACGGGGAAAAGCCCACTG TTTCACCTGGACCCAGCATCCCAGGGGTGCCGGGATTGCCTGGTTCCCGTGGACCGCAGGGAAACCGAGGATATAATGGCTTCAGAG GGGATCCCGGTGACTGCAACTGTATCGGAGGCGGCTCCTCAGGACTGCCCGGGCCTACTGGACGTCCGGGCACCCCGGGCAACCCCGGCTTCCCAGGGTCAAAGGGGGAGTCCGGTGACCCTGGCTCACCTGGCTTTGGGGGCCAGGGAACACCT GGTCGCGCTGGTGAACGTGGTTTCTTTGGCCGCAAGGGAGAAAAGGGAGCGTCTTACTACACCAACTATGGTTTTGGAGAAAAGGGAGAACTCGGAGCAACTGGGCCCAGAGGGCCCACAGGAGAAACAGGGACACCAGGCAGGGACGGATCACCAGGTTTCCCCGGACCTCGCGGTCCCCCA GGCGACGTCGGCATCGGCACACGCGGAGAGAAAGGTTTCCCGGGCTTCCCGGGTGCCAAGGGTCGGTCTGGAGGGCCCGGCGAGCCCGGCCCCGGCTTTGTGGGTACGCCCGGTTTCCGAGGAGAACCCGGGGAACCCGGTTTACCGGGACTGCCGGGGACGCCAGGTTTGCCAGGACCAAGAG GCCAAGTTCTTCCCTGTCGCATACCCGGTGAAGTCGGACTGCCCGGTTTTCCCGGTGTACCTGGACGGCCag GTACGAAAGGTCAACCGGGCTCATCGGGAGGCCCCGGGCGTCCAGGATTAGACGGTGGCaaaggagagagaggagaCCCCGGCTATGGAGGGCAGCCTGGACCACAAG GTTTTCCCGGACCCAGAGGGGACGCCGGAGTCCCCGGTACCCCGGGGCGGAGTTTTGATGGGGCCAGGGGGAAGGATGGCGTCCCGGGACGCCCCGGAGCCAAAGGCCAGCCTGGAGAAGTTCTGGGAGCCACCGGGGGGCCTCCGGGACAGGATGGTTTTCCCGGAAGTCCCGGAGATAAGGGCCAGCCTGGCACACCAGGAGGGCCCGGATCGTCCG GTCTGGATGGGCGCTCGGGTGTTCCTGGGCTTAAGGGGGAGCGCGGAGTGGACGGTTATCCTGGGCTTCCTGGTCCTGTCGGCCTCCCGGGCGACCCAACCGTCGAAATCCCCGGTCCACCGGGAATCGATGGCAGCAAGGGCCAAAGTGGCTCACCAG GCTGTCAAG GTTTTCCTGGTcgaaagggagagagaggagacCCAGGTTTCCCAGGACCTGCTGGTATGAAGGGCACTCCAGGACTACCCGGTACCCCGGGCTCATCAGGGTCAAGGGGACCCCCTGGACCTCCAGGACCAGGAACAAGGGAAGGAGTGCCAGGAATACCAGGAAGGAAAG GCGAACGAGGTTTCCCAGGCGTGACGGGCTTCCCCGGATCACCAGGACGTCCTGGGAGTCCGGGATTTCCTGGGGGGAAAGGAGGACCTGGAGGGCCAGGAAGAGATGGACTTCCTGGAGGGCCCGGTTATCCTGGACAGAAAG GCGAATCAGGGTATCCCGGTCCCGCAGGCCCACCCGGCCCTCCAATTTTAGGCAGGGAGGCGCCTAGAGGGGACCCCGGAACTCCTGGACCCAGCGGCCTTCCCGGCTTCGTCGGACCCCGAG GGGACAAAGGTTTTCCAGGTCCGCCGGGTCGTCAGGGTCTGCCTGGACTTCCGGGTTTTGCTGAACAGAGTAAAGGGCTGCCGGGACAGCCTGGTTTCCCCGGACAGCCCGGATTTCCCGGCGGCCCTGGTCCTAAAGGCGAAGCCGGAATCCTGGGATTCCCCGGCACCGCTGGAGCAAGA GGAGACGACGGATACCCTGGTAACCCCGGCAATCCTGGACCGTCCGGTCGTCCTGGTACCAAGG GTCAGCCTGGAGAGTCGTATGGCTATCCCGGCGGTCCTGGCCAGAAAGGGCAACCTGGAGATCCAGGATATCCAG GTGGACGTGGCAACATTGGCTCTCCTGGTGATGATGGCTTTCCTGGAAGTCCCGGTTTCCCTGGTCTCAAGGGAGGACCTGGAGAAGGTGGACGGCCTGGAATAATGG GTTCACCTGGTTACCCAGGTCCCAAAGGTCAGTCTGGCTTCCCCGGGAGAAGTGGGTCTGATGGAACCCCTGGTTTGCCCGGAGGCCCTGGAGGCCCTGGACCTAAAG GTCTTTCTGGAGCTCCTGGTTTGGACGGACTTAATGGCCTCCGTGGACCTAAAGGCCTTCCTGGGACACCTG gggTGAGTGCCGGAACTCGACAGGGTGCCCCTGGTGTTCCGGGGTTGAAGGGCGAGAGAGGCGTCTCTTACCCAGGAGGACCAGGTTTCCCAGGATCaaagggagagagaggagcGCCAG GTGGTCCTGGAGTCAATGGATTTCCAGGTCGACCTGGACTCCCTGGTAATTCATTCGGTTCAGACATTCCTGGACCCTTGGGAGATCCCGGCCTCCCTGGCCTGGATGGAGAGTTTG GTTTGACTGGTCCTCCAGGCCTTCCCGGGCCACCCGGTCCAGGTACGGACCAGGGAGAAAGAGGTGATCCCGGACTCCCGGGTTTCCCTGGAGCCCCTGGCAGGAAAGGTGAACCAGCGCCTTCCGGAAGCCCCGGACTCCCTGGCAGTCCTGGCTTCAAAG GACTCCAAGGTGATACTGGATTCAGCGGCACTCCAGGTCTTAAAGGATTTCCAGGTGACCCTGGCTATTACGGAGGCAAAGGAGCCAAAGGTTTCCGAG GCCCGGCGGGTCCAAAGGGTCGCCCCGGTATCACACTGCCCGGGAGAATTCCATCGTATGAGCGACCTGTGGGAGATGTCGGTCCTGTAGGTAACCCTGGATCTCCTGGTTTCTCCGGAGGGCCCGGTCAGCCTGGATTGCCTGGACGCCCAG GTCCGAAGGGACGTCCAGGCGCTCTTGGTAAACTGGGCCGCACTGGTTCCGCTGGTTCAGCTGGACCAATTGGTGACCCTGGTCCTCCTGGTTTTCCCGGAGCCACTGGAGATCAAg GCCCTACCGGTGCTGTTGGTCGACCCGGTAGTCCCGGCTCGGTGGGCCGCAGCATCAGTATTGGCTACACTTTGGTGAAGCATAGCCAGAACGCACAGATTCCCATGTGTCCTCAGGGCATGGCCAAACTGTGGGACGGCTACAGCTTGCTTTACGTGGAGGGTCAAGAGAAGGCACACAACCAGGACCTTG GTCAGCCGGGTTCCTGCCTCCCCAGGTTCAGCACCATCCCGTTCCTCTACTGCTCCCCAAACGAGGTGTGCTACTACGCCAGCCGCAACGACAAATCGTACTGGCTCTCCACCACCGCGCCCATTCCCATGATGCCCGTGGCCCAGAATCAGATTCGGCCTTACATCAGCAG ATGTTCAGTGTGCGAGGCGCCATCACAGGCGGTGGCGGTCCACAGTCAGGACTTGACCATCCCCAACTGCCCCCCGGGCTGGAGGAGTCTCTGGATAGGCTACTCCTTCCTTATG CACACAGCGGCCGGGGCCGAAGGCGGCGGCCAGTCCCTGGTTTCCCCCGGCTCGTGCCTGGAGGATTTCCGGGCGACGCCATTCATCGAGTGTAACGGTGCCAAGGGCTCGTGCCACTACTTTGCCAACAAGTACAGCTTCTGGCTGACCACGGTGGATCCCAACCAAGAGTTTGTCTACTCGCCAGCGCAGGAGACCCTGAAGGGAGGCCAAGAGCGCTCCAAAGTCAGCCGCTGCCAAGTGTGCAGCAAGGTCTTGTAG
- the col4a6 gene encoding collagen alpha-6(IV) chain isoform X2, which produces MKLLVCVVAVVVAARATQAGDNSNEPCFGLDCSRGCRCNPEKGARGRPGPLGEVGQSGPEGPRGGLGPTGPKGEKGHIGLKGPSGPKGDKGPMGVPGFQGNDGVPGHTGQQGSRGQPGLDGCNGTRGEPGYPGYGTGVPGLPGFAGPIGPKGQKGEPRYITGDGTTSLPGLPGEDGRPGARGPDGPLGFPGPPGPEGYPGLPGPPGPPGPMGSRSDGYQGEKGDKGDLGLPGPSGTPGDGSLRSEQTLTIYKGDKGEPGPKGIRGFPGNRGLPSPFGFRGEFGEKGIPGYPGARGPPGFNGPPGLPGQKGYIGTPGFPGQPGYTGPKGDQGDPGLPGPPAYVSGPSTSIQGPPGDPGFNGLPGPRGDQGPPGFPGPPGPPGLGGFDTGGRPTLGFTGTPGPKGEKGSPGIPGYGVEGLPGSPGLPGIPGPPGPQGPPGSQGPSSRPGEPCIIYPDGEKPTVSPGPSIPGVPGLPGSRGPQGNRGYNGFRGDPGDCNCIGGGSSGLPGPTGRPGTPGNPGFPGSKGESGDPGSPGFGGQGTPGRAGERGFFGRKGEKGASYYTNYGFGEKGELGATGPRGPTGETGTPGRDGSPGFPGPRGPPGDVGIGTRGEKGFPGFPGAKGRSGGPGEPGPGFVGTPGFRGEPGEPGLPGLPGTPGLPGPRGENSCEEVIDSQEGTGQVLPCRIPGEVGLPGFPGVPGRPGTKGQPGSSGGPGRPGLDGGKGERGDPGYGGQPGPQGFPGPRGDAGVPGTPGRSFDGARGKDGVPGRPGAKGQPGEVLGATGGPPGQDGFPGSPGDKGQPGTPGGPGSSGLDGRSGVPGLKGERGVDGYPGLPGPVGLPGDPTVEIPGPPGIDGSKGQSGSPGFPGRKGERGDPGFPGPAGMKGTPGLPGTPGSSGSRGPPGPPGPGTREGVPGIPGRKGERGFPGVTGFPGSPGRPGSPGFPGGKGGPGGPGRDGLPGGPGYPGQKGESGYPGPAGPPGPPILGREAPRGDPGTPGPSGLPGFVGPRGDKGFPGPPGRQGLPGLPGFAEQSKGLPGQPGFPGQPGFPGGPGPKGEAGILGFPGTAGARGDDGYPGNPGNPGPSGRPGTKGQPGESYGYPGGPGQKGQPGDPGYPGGRGNIGSPGDDGFPGSPGFPGLKGGPGEGGRPGIMGSPGYPGPKGQSGFPGRSGSDGTPGLPGGPGGPGPKGLSGAPGLDGLNGLRGPKGLPGTPGVSAGTRQGAPGVPGLKGERGVSYPGGPGFPGSKGERGAPGGPGVNGFPGRPGLPGNSFGSDIPGPLGDPGLPGLDGEFGLTGPPGLPGPPGPGTDQGERGDPGLPGFPGAPGRKGEPAPSGSPGLPGSPGFKGLQGDTGFSGTPGLKGFPGDPGYYGGKGAKGFRGPAGPKGRPGITLPGRIPSYERPVGDVGPVGNPGSPGFSGGPGQPGLPGRPGPKGRPGALGKLGRTGSAGSAGPIGDPGPPGFPGATGDQGPTGAVGRPGSPGSVGRSISIGYTLVKHSQNAQIPMCPQGMAKLWDGYSLLYVEGQEKAHNQDLGQPGSCLPRFSTIPFLYCSPNEVCYYASRNDKSYWLSTTAPIPMMPVAQNQIRPYISRCSVCEAPSQAVAVHSQDLTIPNCPPGWRSLWIGYSFLMHTAAGAEGGGQSLVSPGSCLEDFRATPFIECNGAKGSCHYFANKYSFWLTTVDPNQEFVYSPAQETLKGGQERSKVSRCQVCSKVL; this is translated from the exons GGGGACAATTCCAACGAGCCGTGTTTCGGTTTGGACTGCAGCCGAGGATGCAGGTGCAACCCAGAAAAGGGAGCGAGg GGTCGTCCAGGGCCCCTGGGGGAGGTTGGTCAAAGTGGGCCAGAGGGGCCCCGTGGCGGCCTGGGGCCTACGGGCCCCAAAGGAGAGAAGGGCCATATTGGCTTGAAAGGACCATCCGGCCCGAAAGGAGACAAA GGACCAATGGGAGTACCAGGATTTCAAGGAAATGATGGCGTACCT GGTCACACTGGTCAGCAAGGTAGCCGAGGACAACCAGGACTGGACGGCTGTAACGGGACCAGAGGCGAGCCCGGCTATCCTGGTTACGGCACCGGAGTGCCCGGGCTACCTGGTTTTGCA GGACCCATCGGGCCAAAGGGTCAGAAAGGAGAACCTCGATACATTACTGGTGATGGCACCACT AGTTTACCTGGCCTTCCAGGAGAAGACGGTCGACCT GGTGCCAGAGGTCCCGATGGCCCACTCGGCTTCCCTGGCCCACCGGGGCCGGAGGGATATCCC GGCCTGCCTGGTCCTCCAGGTCCACCAGGGCCAATG GGGAGTCGTAGCGACGGATATCAAGGCGAAAAAGGAGACAAG GGTGACTTGGGGCTTCCGGGACCGAGTGGTACTCCAGGTGACGGGTCTCTAAGAAGCGAGCAAACCCTCACCATTTATAAAGGAGATAAG GGTGAACCCGGCCCGAAGGGGATCCGTGGCTTCCCTGGGAATCGCGGCCTCCCT AGTCCTTTTGGTTTCCGCGGCGAATTCGGAGAGAAAGGAATACCCGGATACCCAGGGGCAAGA GGTCCTCCGGGTTTTAACGGACCTCCTGGCCTACCAGGACAAAAG GGATACATTGGAACTCCAGGTTTCCCCGGACAACCCGGATACACCGGACCCAAG GGAGACCAGGGAGACCCCGGACTCCCAGGACCTCCTGCTTATGTCAGCGGTCCCAGTACATCTATTCAAG GACCACCGGGTGATCCCGGCTTTAACGGGCTTCCAGGTCCACGCGGTGACCAAGGACCTCCTGGATTTCCAGGCCCGCCAGGCCCACCAGGTCTTGGGGGCTTCGATACAG GAGGCCGTCCCACTTTGGGTTTCACAGGCACCCCGGGCCCAAAGGGAGAGAAAGGCAGCCCCGGCATACCCGGCTATGGCGTCGAAGGACTCCCCGGCTCCCCTGGACTTCCAGGGATCCCGGGACCTCCCGGACCTCAGGGGCCACCCGGATCTCAGGGGCCATCCA GCCGACCCGGTGAGCCCTGCATCATCTATCCCGACGGGGAAAAGCCCACTG TTTCACCTGGACCCAGCATCCCAGGGGTGCCGGGATTGCCTGGTTCCCGTGGACCGCAGGGAAACCGAGGATATAATGGCTTCAGAG GGGATCCCGGTGACTGCAACTGTATCGGAGGCGGCTCCTCAGGACTGCCCGGGCCTACTGGACGTCCGGGCACCCCGGGCAACCCCGGCTTCCCAGGGTCAAAGGGGGAGTCCGGTGACCCTGGCTCACCTGGCTTTGGGGGCCAGGGAACACCT GGTCGCGCTGGTGAACGTGGTTTCTTTGGCCGCAAGGGAGAAAAGGGAGCGTCTTACTACACCAACTATGGTTTTGGAGAAAAGGGAGAACTCGGAGCAACTGGGCCCAGAGGGCCCACAGGAGAAACAGGGACACCAGGCAGGGACGGATCACCAGGTTTCCCCGGACCTCGCGGTCCCCCA GGCGACGTCGGCATCGGCACACGCGGAGAGAAAGGTTTCCCGGGCTTCCCGGGTGCCAAGGGTCGGTCTGGAGGGCCCGGCGAGCCCGGCCCCGGCTTTGTGGGTACGCCCGGTTTCCGAGGAGAACCCGGGGAACCCGGTTTACCGGGACTGCCGGGGACGCCAGGTTTGCCAGGACCAAGAG GTGAAAACAGCTGCGAAGAGGTTATTGACAGCCAAGAGGGAACGG GCCAAGTTCTTCCCTGTCGCATACCCGGTGAAGTCGGACTGCCCGGTTTTCCCGGTGTACCTGGACGGCCag GTACGAAAGGTCAACCGGGCTCATCGGGAGGCCCCGGGCGTCCAGGATTAGACGGTGGCaaaggagagagaggagaCCCCGGCTATGGAGGGCAGCCTGGACCACAAG GTTTTCCCGGACCCAGAGGGGACGCCGGAGTCCCCGGTACCCCGGGGCGGAGTTTTGATGGGGCCAGGGGGAAGGATGGCGTCCCGGGACGCCCCGGAGCCAAAGGCCAGCCTGGAGAAGTTCTGGGAGCCACCGGGGGGCCTCCGGGACAGGATGGTTTTCCCGGAAGTCCCGGAGATAAGGGCCAGCCTGGCACACCAGGAGGGCCCGGATCGTCCG GTCTGGATGGGCGCTCGGGTGTTCCTGGGCTTAAGGGGGAGCGCGGAGTGGACGGTTATCCTGGGCTTCCTGGTCCTGTCGGCCTCCCGGGCGACCCAACCGTCGAAATCCCCGGTCCACCGGGAATCGATGGCAGCAAGGGCCAAAGTGGCTCACCAG GTTTTCCTGGTcgaaagggagagagaggagacCCAGGTTTCCCAGGACCTGCTGGTATGAAGGGCACTCCAGGACTACCCGGTACCCCGGGCTCATCAGGGTCAAGGGGACCCCCTGGACCTCCAGGACCAGGAACAAGGGAAGGAGTGCCAGGAATACCAGGAAGGAAAG GCGAACGAGGTTTCCCAGGCGTGACGGGCTTCCCCGGATCACCAGGACGTCCTGGGAGTCCGGGATTTCCTGGGGGGAAAGGAGGACCTGGAGGGCCAGGAAGAGATGGACTTCCTGGAGGGCCCGGTTATCCTGGACAGAAAG GCGAATCAGGGTATCCCGGTCCCGCAGGCCCACCCGGCCCTCCAATTTTAGGCAGGGAGGCGCCTAGAGGGGACCCCGGAACTCCTGGACCCAGCGGCCTTCCCGGCTTCGTCGGACCCCGAG GGGACAAAGGTTTTCCAGGTCCGCCGGGTCGTCAGGGTCTGCCTGGACTTCCGGGTTTTGCTGAACAGAGTAAAGGGCTGCCGGGACAGCCTGGTTTCCCCGGACAGCCCGGATTTCCCGGCGGCCCTGGTCCTAAAGGCGAAGCCGGAATCCTGGGATTCCCCGGCACCGCTGGAGCAAGA GGAGACGACGGATACCCTGGTAACCCCGGCAATCCTGGACCGTCCGGTCGTCCTGGTACCAAGG GTCAGCCTGGAGAGTCGTATGGCTATCCCGGCGGTCCTGGCCAGAAAGGGCAACCTGGAGATCCAGGATATCCAG GTGGACGTGGCAACATTGGCTCTCCTGGTGATGATGGCTTTCCTGGAAGTCCCGGTTTCCCTGGTCTCAAGGGAGGACCTGGAGAAGGTGGACGGCCTGGAATAATGG GTTCACCTGGTTACCCAGGTCCCAAAGGTCAGTCTGGCTTCCCCGGGAGAAGTGGGTCTGATGGAACCCCTGGTTTGCCCGGAGGCCCTGGAGGCCCTGGACCTAAAG GTCTTTCTGGAGCTCCTGGTTTGGACGGACTTAATGGCCTCCGTGGACCTAAAGGCCTTCCTGGGACACCTG gggTGAGTGCCGGAACTCGACAGGGTGCCCCTGGTGTTCCGGGGTTGAAGGGCGAGAGAGGCGTCTCTTACCCAGGAGGACCAGGTTTCCCAGGATCaaagggagagagaggagcGCCAG GTGGTCCTGGAGTCAATGGATTTCCAGGTCGACCTGGACTCCCTGGTAATTCATTCGGTTCAGACATTCCTGGACCCTTGGGAGATCCCGGCCTCCCTGGCCTGGATGGAGAGTTTG GTTTGACTGGTCCTCCAGGCCTTCCCGGGCCACCCGGTCCAGGTACGGACCAGGGAGAAAGAGGTGATCCCGGACTCCCGGGTTTCCCTGGAGCCCCTGGCAGGAAAGGTGAACCAGCGCCTTCCGGAAGCCCCGGACTCCCTGGCAGTCCTGGCTTCAAAG GACTCCAAGGTGATACTGGATTCAGCGGCACTCCAGGTCTTAAAGGATTTCCAGGTGACCCTGGCTATTACGGAGGCAAAGGAGCCAAAGGTTTCCGAG GCCCGGCGGGTCCAAAGGGTCGCCCCGGTATCACACTGCCCGGGAGAATTCCATCGTATGAGCGACCTGTGGGAGATGTCGGTCCTGTAGGTAACCCTGGATCTCCTGGTTTCTCCGGAGGGCCCGGTCAGCCTGGATTGCCTGGACGCCCAG GTCCGAAGGGACGTCCAGGCGCTCTTGGTAAACTGGGCCGCACTGGTTCCGCTGGTTCAGCTGGACCAATTGGTGACCCTGGTCCTCCTGGTTTTCCCGGAGCCACTGGAGATCAAg GCCCTACCGGTGCTGTTGGTCGACCCGGTAGTCCCGGCTCGGTGGGCCGCAGCATCAGTATTGGCTACACTTTGGTGAAGCATAGCCAGAACGCACAGATTCCCATGTGTCCTCAGGGCATGGCCAAACTGTGGGACGGCTACAGCTTGCTTTACGTGGAGGGTCAAGAGAAGGCACACAACCAGGACCTTG GTCAGCCGGGTTCCTGCCTCCCCAGGTTCAGCACCATCCCGTTCCTCTACTGCTCCCCAAACGAGGTGTGCTACTACGCCAGCCGCAACGACAAATCGTACTGGCTCTCCACCACCGCGCCCATTCCCATGATGCCCGTGGCCCAGAATCAGATTCGGCCTTACATCAGCAG ATGTTCAGTGTGCGAGGCGCCATCACAGGCGGTGGCGGTCCACAGTCAGGACTTGACCATCCCCAACTGCCCCCCGGGCTGGAGGAGTCTCTGGATAGGCTACTCCTTCCTTATG CACACAGCGGCCGGGGCCGAAGGCGGCGGCCAGTCCCTGGTTTCCCCCGGCTCGTGCCTGGAGGATTTCCGGGCGACGCCATTCATCGAGTGTAACGGTGCCAAGGGCTCGTGCCACTACTTTGCCAACAAGTACAGCTTCTGGCTGACCACGGTGGATCCCAACCAAGAGTTTGTCTACTCGCCAGCGCAGGAGACCCTGAAGGGAGGCCAAGAGCGCTCCAAAGTCAGCCGCTGCCAAGTGTGCAGCAAGGTCTTGTAG